TAGCACAATCACAGACAGGCGAGACTTTTTTTGGTAAAGGGATCCATATGTCAACATTTGAATTACCGACTCATGCCGCTTTCGCTGCATTGGCGTTCCGCAACATGGGTCTTGGCGCTGTTTTTCTGCGCCGCCAACAGAATCCTGAAGAGGCCGCCGCCGCAGATGCAACCGCAGCTTTAATCCCAATCGAAGACGCCGCCGCTGACGCAGCCAAAGCCGCACAAATAGCCACAACCTATTCTAATACTTCTCAGAAATATAAAACGAAGGCAGATGCACGGCAGATAAATAAAGTTGCCTCATCTGCAGCCGCGTACGAAGACGCACTCCTGGTCCGGATTGCAGCCGATCAAATAGTCAAAGGCGGCAATATGCTGGGTAGACAAGTAAGGGCAACGCTGCTGAGAGCAGGCCTCCAAAGCAAAGAGTATTCGCAGAAAAAACTAAGCCCTTAATCAGAGACCCTGTCAACCGGGGAGGCATCACTGCCTCCCCGCTTTCCTCTACCCCTCAGTCACGCCCTGCGCTTCGACATCGACACATAACGCATCGTAGCGCCAGTATTCACAGTCGCAGTCGATAATCCGGTCATGCTGGTCGCGGTTGATACGGGTAATAAACAGCGCCGGACTGCCCGCCGCCACTTTCAGCAGCGGTGCCGCCAGTGGCGGAACCGGGCCGGGCAGCATGGTAAAGCGCACCCGGCCATAACGGATGTCATAGCGGGTCAGATAGAGGTCGGTCAGCGACTGGGTGAGATCCAGTTCGAGCAGACCGGGGAAGAAACGCGGATTCAGATAGTGCTCAACATACAGCACCGCGCGGCCATCAATACGGCGCAGGCGGCGAATGCGATAGACCTCGTCACCCTCACACATTGCCAGCTTTTCCGCCAGCTCACCGCTGATTACAACAGAGTGCGCATCGATCACTTCCGTATTGGCCGCGCGCCCCTGG
This is a stretch of genomic DNA from Winslowiella toletana. It encodes these proteins:
- a CDS encoding UTRA domain-containing protein, translating into MEQFTNKTADSICQALSQRIQRGEFAEQGRLPGERQLSEQFATTRITLREALGQLEAQGLIYRELRRGWFIAPPRLVYNPLHRSHFHAMAQRQGRAANTEVIDAHSVVISGELAEKLAMCEGDEVYRIRRLRRIDGRAVLYVEHYLNPRFFPGLLELDLTQSLTDLYLTRYDIRYGRVRFTMLPGPVPPLAAPLLKVAAGSPALFITRINRDQHDRIIDCDCEYWRYDALCVDVEAQGVTEG